In a single window of the Porites lutea chromosome 14, jaPorLute2.1, whole genome shotgun sequence genome:
- the LOC140924737 gene encoding uncharacterized protein isoform X1, which yields MPDLTQSWQKVNFKMNKSLALYKRVIFVLSFLSCAVSHVKSHPNRALADSEYTWFPKDAEDNIDFRRFPYNGELSEDEFEEFDDENLNDVESYDEKRSSFGLPSVTNYKRDPNSAMQRSFKNEKGYYLIEGAGHTVKGTKNLSVCNTNGVFSVGKIGGKNFIKSPTGWYLAIDSSGNVYMKKNRDNDTDIKTKLLPQFQRVGLYRKITSPTHRYFLSISPQSGTISEQNLTSTTAAKFRVRYGSGC from the exons ATGCCAGACTTAACACAAAGCTGGCAAAAAGTCAACTTCAAAATGAACAAATCTTTAGCCTTGTATAAACGA GTTATTTTCGTTCTGAGCTTCCTGTCATGCGCTGTCTCCCACGTGAAAAGCCATCCCAATAGAGCACTAGCCGATTCTGAATACACCTGGTTCCCGAAGGACGCCGAAGATAACATCGATTTCCGACGTTTTCCATATAATGGTGAACTGTCTGAAGACGAGTTTGAGGAATTCGACGATGAAAATTTGAACGACGTTGAATCGTACGATGAGAAACGCAGTAGTTTTGGGCTTCCTTCAGTCACAAACTACAAAAGAGACCCGAACTCT GCGATGCAAAGATCGTTCAAAAACGAAAAGGGATATTATCTGATTGAAGGCGCTGGGCATACAGTAAAAGGAACAAAGAATTTATCAGTATGTAACACCAAtg GAGTCTTTTCGGTTGGAAAAATTGGCGGGAAAAATTTCATTAAGAGCCCGACCGGATGGTACTTGGCAATAGACTCCAGTGGGAACGTTTACATGAAG AAAAACAGAGACAATGACACGGATATCAAGACCAAGTTGTTACCGCAGTTTCAACGCGTGGGGCTTTACCGGAAAATCACCAGCCCTACCCATCGATATTTTCTTAGTATTTCCCCACAGAGCGGAACCATCAGTGAACAAAATCTAACCAGTACAACAGCAGCGAAATTTCGAGTCAGATATGGTAGTGGCTGTTAG
- the LOC140924737 gene encoding uncharacterized protein isoform X2, translated as MASKNLLSRHYNGRYSAKKVIFVLSFLSCAVSHVKSHPNRALADSEYTWFPKDAEDNIDFRRFPYNGELSEDEFEEFDDENLNDVESYDEKRSSFGLPSVTNYKRDPNSAMQRSFKNEKGYYLIEGAGHTVKGTKNLSVCNTNGVFSVGKIGGKNFIKSPTGWYLAIDSSGNVYMKKNRDNDTDIKTKLLPQFQRVGLYRKITSPTHRYFLSISPQSGTISEQNLTSTTAAKFRVRYGSGC; from the exons ATGGCGAGCAAGAACCTTCTTTCAAGACACTATAATGGAAGATATTCAGCGAAAAAG GTTATTTTCGTTCTGAGCTTCCTGTCATGCGCTGTCTCCCACGTGAAAAGCCATCCCAATAGAGCACTAGCCGATTCTGAATACACCTGGTTCCCGAAGGACGCCGAAGATAACATCGATTTCCGACGTTTTCCATATAATGGTGAACTGTCTGAAGACGAGTTTGAGGAATTCGACGATGAAAATTTGAACGACGTTGAATCGTACGATGAGAAACGCAGTAGTTTTGGGCTTCCTTCAGTCACAAACTACAAAAGAGACCCGAACTCT GCGATGCAAAGATCGTTCAAAAACGAAAAGGGATATTATCTGATTGAAGGCGCTGGGCATACAGTAAAAGGAACAAAGAATTTATCAGTATGTAACACCAAtg GAGTCTTTTCGGTTGGAAAAATTGGCGGGAAAAATTTCATTAAGAGCCCGACCGGATGGTACTTGGCAATAGACTCCAGTGGGAACGTTTACATGAAG AAAAACAGAGACAATGACACGGATATCAAGACCAAGTTGTTACCGCAGTTTCAACGCGTGGGGCTTTACCGGAAAATCACCAGCCCTACCCATCGATATTTTCTTAGTATTTCCCCACAGAGCGGAACCATCAGTGAACAAAATCTAACCAGTACAACAGCAGCGAAATTTCGAGTCAGATATGGTAGTGGCTGTTAG
- the LOC140923960 gene encoding dermatan-sulfate epimerase-like protein, with translation MLIHVSFLVIFMLSWIKPAHEQAVHPFLYFSSQDVHRLREKAKTTHRDIFVRLRTAARRMKAEPSRFLPPTNWSVFASRWNEDHGNNFAALAMYCVLNPTDVRARNVATQFFNAFVSLPNWRVSALIRDDVPVAHSLVAMATAYDFLFEHLKEDLRIKALGKISDVTKELYERSFKLAWGKQYIQNHVATNYVAFFTGAIVVEPHIKEAKVWKDRANFMLRRTMFLLDQIVDGSMEEGVAYGSYTTRSLTQYIFLAKRHLGTDLTNNIWLREHFWFLYHTILPSFTETVGIADSNQIWFYGPESQLVFLDSHVMRNGYGNWLAKKIRMLRVENSAMEGAFAQRFCTLHTEFIFYNASILEKEPPNASTPQLHVFDDWGVVTYGGGSLGNDREKNTFLSFKSSVLHGRTINGIVRHAQYDWISGWRNFNPGHEHPDQGSFVFVPYGVPFITEALYGPKYTWLNNALLFGPTTEPTCSGPFEGQIGDCRKWLAFKNDAIWFADAEIVAASNAKEIVFISGEFSGWYRSELALSSVYRSIILLNPGVLLVIDHIEKTWNSSTRYAGAFFHNRHSSFEVQEDQTGDQLASIMLNNKTHLVFWTNAHQGQSTVQSQTNEWGAEVGKRKTHFLNITTNLAERRTRMAYLFVAPGNLATKPKLQGNNIGAKAVVEINGISYTVSISTDFQKSCEFLGYDGIARVDVGKKSPIIFKRRKHLHSSVFGENSCRANVSKMSFIILFIWSIAIVILLLVFIKSARRRLFKSNKRICGPLFIFGMIFMWIFIT, from the coding sequence ATGTTGATCCACGTAAGCTTCCTTGTGATATTCATGTTAAGCTGGATCAAGCCTGCACACGAACAAGCTGTTCATCCGTTTCTGTACTTTTCATCCCAAGATGTCCATCGTTTACGAGAGAAAGCCAAAACGACCCATCGCGATATATTTGTTCGCTTGAGAACAGCAGCGCGTAGAATGAAAGCTGAACCATCGCGCTTTCTTCCTCCAACCAACTGGAGCGTGTTTGCCAGTAGATGGAACGAAGATCATGGCAATAACTTTGCAGCCTTAGCCATGTACTGTGTTTTAAACCCCACGGACGTCCGAGCAAGGAATGTAGCAACGCAGTTCTTTAACGCGTTTGTCTCTTTGCCTAACTGGCGTGTCAGTGCTTTAATAAGGGATGACGTCCCTGTGGCACACAGCTTGGTTGCTATGGCAACCGCTTACGATTTTCTTTTCGAACACTTAAAGGAAGACCTTCGAATAAAAGCCCTTGGAAAGATTTCAGATGTCACAAAAGAACTTTACGAGAGATCTTTCAAACTCGCTTGGGGAAAGCAATACATACAGAATCATGTTGCTACTAATTACGTTGCATTTTTTACAGGTGCAATAGTGGTTGAACCGCACATCAAAGAAGCGAAAGTTTGGAAAGACAGAGCTAATTTTATGCTGAGGAGAACCATGTTTCTTCTTGATCAAATCGTCGATGGGTCTATGGAAGAGGGCGTGGCTTATGGCTCATACACCACGCGATCACTGACTCAGTACATTTTTTTGGCTAAGAGACATCTCGGAACTGATTTGACAAACAACATCTGGTTGCGAGAACACTTCTGGTTCTTATACCACACAATTCTTCCAAGTTTTACAGAAACTGTTGGTATTGCCGACTCAAACCAAATTTGGTTTTACGGACCCGAAAGCCAGCTTGTTTTCTTAGATAGTCACGTTATGCGAAATGGGTATGGCAACTGGCTTGCCAAAAAAATCCGCATGTTACGTGTTGAGAATTCTGCAATGGAAGGAGCCTTCGCGCAACGTTTTTGCACACTTCACACGGAGTTTATATTCTATAATGCAAGCATTCTAGAAAAGGAACCTCCTAATGCTTCAACTCCTCAACTTCATGTTTTTGACGACTGGGGTGTTGTGACTTATGGAGGCGGATCTTTGGGAAACGACcgggaaaaaaatacatttctttcttttaaatcaAGCGTTCTGCACGGAAGAACCATAAATGGCATTGTAAGACATGCGCAGTATGACTGGATATCAGGATGGCGTAATTTCAACCCAGGACATGAACATCCAGATCAAggttcctttgtttttgtaccTTACGGTGTACCGTTCATTACCGAGGCCCTCTATGGACCCAAATACACATGGCTCAATAACGCTCTGCTATTTGGTCCCACGACGGAACCGACGTGTTCTGGGCCTTTTGAAGGACAAATTGGCGACTGTAGAAAATGGTTGGCTTTCAAAAACGATGCAATCTGGTTCGCTGATGCGGAAATTGTTGCTGCCTCGAATGCCAAAGAAATAGTTTTTATTAGTGGCGAGTTTAGTGGTTGGTACAGATCTGAGTTGGCTCTCTCAAGTGTGTATAGATCTATAATCCTCTTAAATCCTGGAGTTCTTTTGGTCATTGATCATATTGAGAAAACGTGGAATAGCTCAACTCGATACGCAGGGGCGTTTTTTCATAATCGACACTCTTCTTTTGAGGTGCAAGAAGACCAAACTGGAGATCAGTTAGCTTCGATAATGTTAAACAACAAGACTCATCTGGTTTTTTGGACAAACGCTCATCAAGGGCAAAGCACCGTTCAATCACAAACCAACGAATGGGGGGCAGAAGTCGGCAAAAGGAAAACTCACTTCCTCAATATTACAACTAACTTAGCTGAGAGAAGGACGAGAATGGCATATCTGTTTGTCGCTCCTGGGAATTTGGCAACCAAACCGAAATTGCAGGGAAATAACATCGGAGCTAAGGCCGTTGTAGAAATTAATGGGATCTCGTATACTGTATCAATCTCCacagactttcaaaaaagctgTGAATTTCTAGGCTACGACGGCATTGCAAGAGTCGACGTGGGAAAAAAGTCtccaattatttttaaaagaagaaaacatcTGCATTCTTCTGTCTTCGGAGAAAATTCTTGTAGGGCAAATGTTTCAAAGAtgagttttatcattttgtttataTGGTCTATAGCGATTGTTATATTACTGTTAGTGTTCATAAAAAGTGCCCGCCGGCGGCTATTTAAAAGCAACAAGCGCATATGTGGTCCACTGTTTATTTTTGGCATGATATTTATGTGGATTTTTATAACATGA